One part of the Mangrovibacillus cuniculi genome encodes these proteins:
- a CDS encoding FecCD family ABC transporter permease gives MMSSHIRLWLLFSISIVMLFLLFLGSVVLGYQSITILDVYQSFTNFTNSTEHLVIQSVRIPRAVIALFVGAALAVSGVLMQTLTKNPLSAPEILGVNAGAGLGVVLAVSVFSFTSLQTFVWFAFLGAAIAMMTVFGLGALDGKGLTPMQLVLAGAAMSALFGSMTQGLLVLNESALEQVLFWLAGSVSGRSLDLLWAVLPYMIVGFGIMLFLASSFNVLAMGDDVATGLGLKTTFMKVMIGLIVILLAGGAVSVAGPIGFIGIVIPNMVRKLVGTDHRVVLPFSAILGANLLLLSDIVSRYVIMPQEIPVGVMTALIGTPVFIYIARKGVRSS, from the coding sequence ATGATGTCTTCACATATAAGACTTTGGTTATTATTTAGTATTTCCATTGTAATGCTCTTTTTATTATTTCTAGGTAGTGTCGTGCTTGGTTATCAATCCATTACTATTCTCGACGTATATCAATCTTTTACGAATTTTACTAACTCTACGGAACATCTAGTTATACAATCCGTCCGTATTCCGCGAGCTGTCATTGCATTATTTGTTGGAGCGGCGTTAGCTGTATCAGGCGTCTTAATGCAAACATTAACGAAAAACCCATTATCGGCTCCTGAAATATTAGGTGTGAATGCTGGTGCTGGACTCGGAGTCGTTCTAGCAGTTTCGGTGTTTTCTTTTACGTCTCTTCAAACGTTTGTTTGGTTTGCATTCTTAGGGGCTGCAATCGCCATGATGACGGTTTTTGGTTTAGGAGCTTTGGATGGAAAAGGATTGACACCCATGCAGCTTGTGTTAGCTGGTGCAGCTATGTCTGCCTTGTTCGGCTCTATGACACAAGGTCTTCTTGTATTAAATGAGTCTGCACTAGAGCAAGTATTATTTTGGTTAGCGGGTTCCGTATCAGGTCGAAGTCTTGATTTACTTTGGGCTGTACTGCCTTATATGATTGTTGGTTTTGGAATCATGTTGTTCTTAGCCTCTTCCTTTAACGTACTTGCAATGGGAGATGATGTTGCTACAGGGTTAGGATTAAAAACAACGTTTATGAAAGTGATGATTGGACTTATCGTTATTTTATTGGCAGGAGGAGCTGTTTCGGTAGCTGGTCCAATTGGCTTTATTGGAATAGTCATACCAAACATGGTTAGAAAACTTGTGGGAACAGATCATCGAGTAGTGTTACCTTTCTCAGCAATACTGGGAGCAAATCTTCTATTACTGTCTGATATCGTATCCAGGTATGTTATTATGCCGCAAGAAATACCAGTAGGCGTAATGACTGCACTAATTGGTACACCAGTATTTATTTACATCGCAAGGAAAGGGGTACGTTCATCATGA